A part of Diachasmimorpha longicaudata isolate KC_UGA_2023 chromosome 11, iyDiaLong2, whole genome shotgun sequence genomic DNA contains:
- the LOC135167430 gene encoding solute carrier family 53 member 1 — MKFAEHLSAHITPEWRKQYISYEEMKAMLYTAVEEAPSSESVEPEMISRHFASFDEEFFTFCDRELKKINTFYSEKLAEATRKYAALQTELKTALDLQEGSGRHKGTAKPHLSARKIRELKLGFSEYYLSLILLQNYQNLNYTGFRKILKKHDKLLTVDSGSKWRIECVETSHFCTSKDIDRLIQETEATVTNELESGDRQRAMKRLRVPPLGEHQSPWTTFKVGLFSGSFIILFVAVVLSAIFHENGDNLKVAFRLYRGPLLLVEFLFLIGVNVYGWRSSGVNHVLIFELDPRNHLSEQHLMELAAVLGVVWTLSLLSFLYSASLGVPPYVNPLVLVCIMLAFLFNPFRIFRHEARFWLLKICWRMLIAPLAYVNFADFWLADQLNSLVTPLMDFHFLICFYLTNEDWLNAGDTRQCGSDSLIVRPIVNCIPAWIRFAQCIRRYRDSKEAFPHLVNAGKYATTFLVVITATLRIYHEDEYKKNHWDSPWLWLWVVSCLINSIYSYTWDIKMDWGLLDSNAGENRFLREEVVYSSAGFYYFAIIEDFLLRFIWIASFVLVDYGYIGGDLMTSIVAPLEVFRRFVWNFFRLENEHLNNCGKFRAVRDISIAPIESSDQTQILRMMDDDNGVVNRGKRKPGGKKASNSKEDRRALLKEETIDMDVSNAS; from the exons ATGCTCTACACAGCTGTGGAGGAGGCACCCTCTTCAGAAAGTGTCGAGCCAGAAATGATCTCAAGGCACTTTGCGTCATTTGATGAAGAATTCTTCACATTCTGTGATCGTGAACTTAAGAAGAtcaacacattttattcag AAAAACTTGCCGAAGCAACGAGGAAGTATGCGGCCCTTCAGACTGAACTGAAAACCGCCCTGGATCTCCAGGAAGGGAGTGGAAGGCACAAGGGAACGGCAAAACCCCATTTGTCAGCCAGAAAAATACGTGAACTAAAGCTGGGGTTTTCAGAATACTACCTCTCCCTGATTTTGCTCcagaattatcaaaatttgAACTACACTGGCTttcgaaaaattctgaaaaaacaCGACaag CTACTGACTGTCGACAGCGGCTCGAAATGGCGAATAGAGTGCGTGGAAACGTCTCATTTCTGTACTTCAAAGGACATCGACCGACTGATTCAGGAAACAGAGGCCACAGTTACCAATGAATTGGAAAGTGGAGATCGGCAGAGGGCGATGAAGAGGCTTCGAGTGCCTCCACTGGGGGAGCACCAAAGCCCTTGGACTACATTCAAAGTGGGGCTGTTCTCCGGCAGTTTTATCATACTATTTGTTGCTGTTGTGCTTTCCG caatttttcacgaaaatgGGGACAATCTCAAAGTGGCGTTTCGACTCTATCGTGGACCTCTCCTACTCgtcgaatttttatttttaattggagtCAATGTTTATGGCTGGAGATCATCAGGAGTTAATCATGTTTTGATATTTGAACTGGATCCACGTAATCACTTGTCGGAGCAGCATCTTATGGAGCTCGCAGCTGTCCTTGGAGTTGTTTGGACACTGAGTCTACTCAGTTTTCTCTACAGCGCAAGCCTCGGTGTGCCACCTTACGTCAATCCACTGGTGCTTGTCTGTATCATGCTGGCATTTCTCTTCAATCCGTTCAGGATATTCCGGCATGAGGCGAGGTTTTGGTTATTAAAGATTTGT TGGAGAATGTTAATAGCGCCACTTGCTTACGTAAATTTCGCGGACTTTTGGCTGGCGGACCAGTTGAACAGTCTCGTAACTCCTCTGATGGATTTCCACTTTTTGATATGTTTCTACCTGACGAACGAAGATTGGCTGAATGCCGGCGATACACGACAATGTGGATCTGACTCACTGATAGTCCGACCGATAGTCAATTGCATACCCGCATGGATAAGATTTGCTCAGTGTATCAGGCGTTATCGTGACTCAAAGGAGGCATTTCCACATCTTGTTAATGCGGGAAAATACGCAACAACTTTTCTTGTTGTTATAACAGCAACCTTGAGGATCTATCATGAAG ATGAATACAAGAAAAACCACTGGGATAGCCCCTGGCTGTGGCTCTGGGTTGTGAGTTGTTTGATAAATTCGATATACTCGTACACTTGGGATATAAAAATGGATTGGGGTTTATTGGACAGTAATGCAGGCGAAAATAGATTTCTGCGCGAAGAAGTCGTGTATTCATCCGCT GGTTTTTACTACTTTGCCATTATTGAGGATTTCTTGCTGAGATTCATTTGGATAGCGAGTTTTGTTCTCGTGGATTATGGATACATCGGGGGAGACTTGATGACCTCCATCGTGGCACCATTGGAAGTCTTCAG gAGATTTGTTTGGAATTTCTTTCGACTTGAGAATGAGCACTTGAATAATTGCGGTAAATTCAGAGCCGTGAGAGACATATCAATAGCTCCTATTGAAAGCTCTGATCAGACACAAATATTAAGAATGATGGATGACGACAATGGAGTTGTCAATAGGGGTAAACGCAAACCTGGGGGGAAAAAGGCTTCCAATTCCAAGGAGGATAGGCGTGCACTACTCAAAGAGGAGACAATCGATATGGATGTATCCAATGCCAGCTGA
- the LOC135167433 gene encoding UNC93-like protein, with protein MVASQNDGGRSGGDTNPAAGEHETAVYTVSVSGGYRNEGYKEDSGDGIPPEPTKPPALPAPEDDTQSRKLKMSRSEKWRILKNIGTVSVAFMVQFTAFQGTANLQSSINAKDGLGTVSLSAIYAALVLSCIFVPTFMIKRFTVKWTLCLSMLCYAPYIGSQFYPRFYTLVPAGVLLGLGAAPMWAAKATYLTQVGGVYAKLTDQPADAIVVRFFGFFFLAWQTAELWGNLISSLVLSEGEFGGGGDENSTNFNLEKLSTCGAAFCTMGGHHEVERPPESEIFEISSIYLTCVIVAVIIVALFVDPLSRYGEKQRRVDSVEISGIQLLSATAYQLKKPYQQLLIPITVWIGMEQAFIGADFTQAYISCALGVQKVGYVMICFGVVNAGCSLLFGSVMKFVGRQPLMALGAVVHAALIGVLLVWRPHPENSYVFYTVSGLWGVGDAVWQTQVNGLYGTLFRRNKEAAFSNYRLWESAGFVIAYAYSTHLCARMKLYVMLTVLLVGTIGYIIVEILHRRKQKRLKALAEDPKAAAAAAEANMPEETDDEKDDIDDDIIITHL; from the exons ATGGTGGCATCGCAGAACGATGGTGGCAGAAGTGGAGGTGATACGAATCCCGCAGCTGGTGAGCACGAGACAGCAGTTTACACAGTATCAGTGAGTGGTGGATACAGAAATGAGGGATACAAAGAGGACAGTGGTGATGGCATACCCCCAGAGCCAACGAAACCCCCGGCACTGCCGGCCCCCGAGGATGACACCCAATCCCGCAAACTCAAAATGTCACGCAGTGAAAAATGGAGAATACTGAAGAATATTGGTACAGTGTCAGTGGCATTTATGGTGCAATTCACAGCCTTCCAGGGTACAGCCAATCTTCAGTCATCGATAAATGCCAAAGATGGACTTGGCACTGTATCGTTGTCAGCTATTTACGCTGCCCTGGTGTTGTCATGCATCTTTGTACCAACATTTATGATCAAGAGATTCACTGTCAAGTGGACACTCTGCTTGTCGATGCTGTGCTATGCACCGTACATTGGCTCACAATTTTATCCCAGGTTTTACACCCTTGTACCTGCTGGTGTACTGCTGGGTCTTGGAGCTGCACCCATGTGGGCAGCTAAAGCCACTTATCTAACCCAAGTTGGTGGTGTTTATGCCAAGCTCACTGATCAGCCTGCTGATGCTATTGTCGTCAGATTCTTTGGATTCTTCTTTCTTGCTTGGCAGACCGCTGAACTCTGGGGCAATCTCATTTCATCTCTGG TCCTGAGTGAGGGAGAATTCGGTGGTGGTGGCGATGAGAATTCCACAAACTTCAACCTGGAGAAGCTGAGCACATGTGGTGCTGCATTCTGCACAATGGGTGGTCATCACGAAGTAGAACGTCCCCCCGAGTCTGAGATCTTCGAGATTTCCTCCATCTACCTGACGTGTGTCATTGTTGCTGTGATAATCGTTGCCCTCTTCGTGGATCCTCTGTCAAG GTATGGCGAGAAGCAACGTCGTGTCGATAGTGTGGAAATCAGTGGGATACAGTTGCTATCTGCAACTGCCTATCAACTCAAAAAACCGTACCAACAGCTCCTGATTCCCATCACAGTATGGATCGGGATGGAACAGGCATTCATTGGTGCAGATTTTACTCAG GCTTATATATCATGTGCCCTCGGTGTCCAAAAAGTCGGCTACGTGATGATCTGCTTCGGAGTTGTGAATGCTGGCTGTTCACTTCTCTTCGGATCAGTCATGAAGTTCGTGGGAAGACAGCCCCTGATGGCCCTCGGGGCAGTGGTTCACGCCGCCCTAATCGGTGTTCTCCTAGTCTGGAGGCCTCATCCCGAGAACTCCTACGTCTTCTACACTGTGTCAGGCCTCTGGGGTGTGGGTGATGCAGTGTGGCAGACTCAAGTCAACG GTCTTTATGGCACTCTCTTCAGACGCAACAAGGAGGCTGCCTTCTCCAACTATCGTCTCTGGGAAAGCGCTGGTTTCGTTATAGCATATGCCTACAGCACACACTTATGCGCAAGAATGAAGCTCTACGTCATGTTAACAGTATTACTAGTTGGTACAATAGGTTACATAATCGTGGAGATACTCCACAGGCGAAAGCAGAAGAGATTGAAGGCACTTGCTGAGGATCCAAAGGCAGCAGCAGCCGCTGCCGAGGCAAATATGCCTGAGGAAACTGACGATGAGAAAGACGACATAGACGACGACATAATCATAACACATCTCTGA